The window AGAATCATGAAAAAAGCACAAGATGAAGTGAGACAGGTCTTCAGTAGCAAAGGAAGTGTTGATGAAACGGAATTTTATAGATTAAACTACCTGAAATCAATTATTAAAGAGACTCTTCGGTTGCACCCATCTGCTCCTCTATTACTTCCAAGGGAGTGCCGACAGAAGTGCAAGATTCAAGGATATGATATACCAGAGAAAACTAGAGTCATTGTGAATGCTTGGGCAATTGGAAGAGATCCAAAGTATTGGGAAAAAGCTGAATGTTTCTATCCAGAGAGGTTTCTCGATAGCTCAGTTGATTACAAAGGGGCTGATTTTGAGTATATACCCTTTGGTTCTGGAAGGAGAGTGTGTCCAGGCATGTCATTTGGCATTGCCAACATCGAGCTTTTACTAGCAAATTTTCTATACCATTTTGATTGGAAACTCCCCTGTGAGATGAAGAATGAAGAACTGGACTTGACAGAGACGTTTGGCGTAACAGTTAGAAGAAGAGACGATCTGTATGTGATTCCTATTCCTCATTACTtctgattcaatattaatactTGTAACAAGCATGAGACATCTGAGACTGCTTCATGTTTCAATAGGCAATATGTCTGATTGTACTTTCTTTATACCCGAATCAAAATCATGACAATGTAGCTGCAGAATTTCTCGCAGTAAATTCATATATACCgctcaatattttttattgcgTTTTTATCAGTTTCTGTTATCTTTTTTGTTCCAGAAAATTTTACAGTCATGTATTTCTGAATATTCGTTTTTATAATCTGTAAGCCAGTCGTTTCTGATACTTTCCTGCACCTAAATAAAAGGTCTCAGAAACAATACCATgcataataacagttatcaaatttatcccccgatttataccggtatttttaaCAATACCATGCATAATAACAGTTAAAAGATTCCAGTGATCCCAAAAAGTACTTTTTAGAATACAATACCATGCATAATAACAGTTAAAAGATTCCAGTGATCCCAAAAAGTAATGTAGAAACGTGTAGAGACTATTCGATTCTCAGAAATAAACGTAAGTATTTAATATTCTGTAATCGAATCGAATATACTGAAAAATTATAGTATATAAAGAAGTAATTTCTTTTTGGTCTATTACTAtcttctcattcatcttatTAGAGCTATTCTGTGTAATAAGCCAATATCATTCATTTTTTTCAGTCCTCATGGAGATCCTCCTCACACAGTGTTTACCCCTCATGTTTGCCTTGTTTCTCTTTATATTCGCGGTGATTAAGACTGTGAAAGTTCCTTCAAATCTTCCTCCAGGGCCATGGCAACTGCCTTTTATTGGAAACATTCATCAGCTTGTTGGTTCACTTCCCCACCGCATTCTCAAGGACTTGGCTGACAAGTATGGTCCTATTATGTCCCTGAAGCTCGGTGAAGTATCTGCTGTTGTTGTTTCCTCCCCGGAATTTGCTCAAGAAATAATGAAAACACATGatgtcagttttgctgatagaCCCCATCTGCTAAGCGGAGAATTGTTGGCTTATAACTCTTCTGACATTCTCCTGTCTCCATACGGTGAGTACTGGAGACAAATGCGGAAAATTTGTACGTTGGAGGTATTTAGTGCAAAGTGTGTCCAGAAGTTCGAGCCCATCAGGAAAGAAGAGGTCGAAAATCTCATCAAGATAGTCTCTCAGAATGAAGGATCAGCAGTTAACATCAGTGAATTGCTTTTCTCCCTGACTACTGGAGTTACAGCCAGAGCTGTTTTGGGAAAGAAGATCAAGGATACCGAAGTGTTTGCTTCGTTCTTGAGGGAAACGGTGGAGTTGTCATCAGGTTTCGGGGTGGCTGACATATATCCTTCACTGAAATTTCTGCACTTGATCAGCGGGGTTCAAGGTAAGCTGGAAAAACTTCATGTAAAAATCGATAGGATACTTGAAAACATTATAAGTGATCACAGAGACAGGAAGAGCGGAGTCGAGCATCAAGATTTGATTGATGTTCTTTTAAGCATACAGAAGCAAGGATACCTTCAGCCTGCATTGCCTGACAAAAACATCAAAGCAGTCATCTTGGTAAGAggcttttctttcttcttctttcgtACCATTAAATTGTTTTACTATGTATCAGTTGTCAAGCTGATAAGAATCTGCATTTTCACTAGTAATTCAAGCAACCCTTTGTTTGAGTCTTGCCTGGGAAATTGTAGTCGCGAAGATGTACTTATTTCTGTAACCCTCGTATAAGCTAAAAGTATGAGGACAGCTTTTTGGGTCACAAGATTTTTTGTTGACTGATTATTTCTGTTTCAGGGAATAGTCTCTGCTGGAAGCGAAACATCATCAATAACTATGACCTGGGCAATTTCTGAAATGCTGAGGAATCCAAGAGTGATGGAAAAAGCACAAGCTGAGTTAAGAAAAGTGTTTGATAGTGGTGTAGATATTGATGAAACAAGGCTTCATGAACTAAACTACTTGAAGATGGTGGTCAAAGAGGCATTAAGGCTGCACCCACCTACACCCCTTTCAATTCCAAGAGAATGCCGACAACAATGTCAGATTAACGGCTTTAACATACCCGTGAAGACCAAAGTCCTTGTCAACGTATGGGCAATTGGAAGAGATCCAAAGGATTGGGCTGATGCTGAGAGCTTTATGCCAGAGAGATTTGAAAATAGTTCAGTTGATTTCAGAGGGACGGATTTTGAGTATCTACCATTTGGCGCTGGTCGAAGGATATGTCCTGGAATGCTGTTCTCCTTACCTGCTATGCTGCTGCCGCTTGCCCATCTCTTGTATCATTTTGATTGGAAACTCCCTGGTGGACTAAAGAGTGAAGAACTCGACATGACTGAGGCTTATGGCGTAACATGTGGCCGTAAACATGATCTGTATGTTGTTCCTACTGCCTATACTCCACAGAAGATGGCAAAAGCCAATACTACCTTCTGATACACAGCATAATGTGATGTCAAGAGTATCATGTCGAGTCGACAAGTgcaatttatttgttctattcacctttttaataaatttttgaaatgagAAACTGCTGGACTGCTTATCAGAAATCGAGGTTTACTTAAGTGCCTATTGATAACTATATTATGTTTTATCTGGATTTTCCTCACTAAGCTGTCACATATCTGTCAAATAAGTTCATCATACTTTTTTATCGCGTGTAGTTTGTCTTTTTTCGTAACAGAACAAAGATCATGCCAGTTTATCTGCAGAATTCATCGCAGTAAACTAAAATATACCAGTGAAGGTAAGCCATCAGAGAGATTCATCATAGATAGCTTCTGGAAGACAATTGTCTTTCCAAGTTTCTGTTTTCAATTACTGTTTCTGATTGCTGATGTTTTCAATTACTGTTTCTGATTGCTGATGTTTGTGATGATTTCTGATTGCTGATGTTTGTGATGGTTTCTGCTTGCTGATGTTTGTGATGGTTTCTTGGGATGATTATAGTGACTTAAAGTTTCTGTTTTCAATTACTATTTCCGTCCATAATGTTTTAGATATGTTGTAACAATCATCTGTGCCGACAATCATTTGAAGGGCTAAGTTTATCCATATATAGATCATTTGTTGTAAGTCTGACCTCAAGCACAACAGTGTGCTGCAAAAATTTTGAGGTGTGTCCTCATATGCATGCGTATACAAtaattgataaaaaataattgagGCTAAGGTTTATGACAAGGATTCAGACAAAGGAGTCAAGTCATAATAACAAACTGCAGTTATCTCTCTGATATTATAAAAGAAAGTTTAACAGTACTATTCAGTCCCCAGACTACAACTATCTAATAGTATTATTCAATCCTCATGGAGACACATATACCCAGTTTATATGCTCCCTTTGCCTTGTTCTTCTTCCTATACATGGTGCTGAAAATTGCAAAATTTTCGAAAACTGAGAAGCTACAACTTCCTCCAGGGCCGCGGCGACTTCCTGTAATTGGAAACATCCACCAGCTTGTTGGTTCACTTCCTCACCACATTCTCAGAGACTTGGCCAAGAAGTATGGTCCCCTGATGTCTCTGAAGCTTGGTCAGGTCTTTGCGGTGGTTGTTTCCTCCCCTGAAGTTGCCGCGGAAATACTGAGAACACATGACCTTAATGTTTCTCAGAGGCCCTATTTTCTGTCAGGGGAGATTATTGCTTATAATTCTTCAGACATCCTCTTTTCTCCATACGGTGAGTACTGGAGACAAATGCGGAAAATTTGCACGTTGCATGTGTTTAGCTCAAAGAGTATTCAGAAGTTCCAGCCAATAAGGAAAGAGGAGGTCTTGAATTTCATCAAACAGGTTTCTCAGAACGAGGGATCAGCAATTAACATTGGCGAGGAGTTCTTCTCATTAACGACTGGGATTACATCCAGAGTTGCTTTGGGGAGGAAACTTAAGGATCCGGAAGTATTTGCTTCGTTTGTTAAGGAAGCAGTGGAGCTATCATCAGGCTTCAGTGTTGTTGATATGTATCCTTCCGTGAAACTTCTTCAGGTGATCAGTGGGATTCGGTATAGGCTAGAGAAGGTGCACGAAAAGATGAATAAGGTACTTGAAACTATAGTCAATGAACATCGCGACAGGCTGAGAGAAGGCAATGACCAAGACTTAATAGATGTTCTTCTGAGAATTCAGAAGCATGGATACCTTGAGGCTCCTCTAACTGATGACAACATCAAATCAGTCATTCTGGTAAGAAGCTAAACATTTTTCGTACAATTAAAGTACTATTGAAATTGCACTTATTTATCAGTATTGCTCTAATTGTTTTTCTGATTTAAGAGTAATTTATATTGCAGGGAATAATCAGTGCTGGAAGCGAAACATCAGCATTAACTCTAACCTGGGCAATGTCTGAAATGCTAAAGAATCCGAAAGTGATGGAAACAGCACAGGCTGAGGTAAGAAAAGTGTTTAAAGGCAGTGAAAATGTTGATGAAGCAAGGCTTCAGGAATTGGACTACTTAAAGCTGGTGATCAAAGAAACATTGAGGCTACACCCCCCTGCACCCCTGCTAGTTCCGCGAGAGTGCAgagaagaaattaaaataaacggCTTCGACATACCTGTAAAAACCAAAATCATTGTCAACGTGTGGGCGATAGGGAGAGATCCAAGATACTGGCCTGATGCTGAGAGCTTTAAGCCCGAGAGGTTTCAAGAGAGTTCGGTTGATTTCAGAGGGACTGATTTTGAGTATATACCGTTTGGTGCTGGGAGAAGGATGTGTCCTGGAATGTGGTTAGCCTTGCCTACTATGATGCTGCCTCTAGCTCAAATGTTGTACCATTATGATTGGAAGCTCCCTGATGGACTAAAGAACGAAGAGCTGGACATGAGTGAGGCTTATGGCATAACATCTGCCAGAAAACAAGATCTGTATGTTGTTCCTGTTGCCTGTACTTCTTGAAAGATGACACAAGCCAATACTACAACC of the Daucus carota subsp. sativus chromosome 4, DH1 v3.0, whole genome shotgun sequence genome contains:
- the LOC108219403 gene encoding premnaspirodiene oxygenase isoform X1; the protein is MEILLTQCLPLMFALFLFIFAVIKTVKVPSNLPPGPWQLPFIGNIHQLVGSLPHRILKDLADKYGPIMSLKLGEVSAVVVSSPEFAQEIMKTHDVSFADRPHLLSGELLAYNSSDILLSPYGEYWRQMRKICTLEVFSAKCVQKFEPIRKEEVENLIKIVSQNEGSAVNISELLFSLTTGVTARAVLGKKIKDTEVFASFLRETVELSSGFGVADIYPSLKFLHLISGVQGKLEKLHVKIDRILENIISDHRDRKSGVEHQDLIDVLLSIQKQGYLQPALPDKNIKAVILGIVSAGSETSSITMTWAISEMLRNPRVMEKAQAELRKVFDSGVDIDETRLHELNYLKMVVKEALRLHPPTPLSIPRECRQQCQINGFNIPVKTKVLVNVWAIGRDPKDWADAESFMPERFENSSVDFRGTDFEYLPFGAGRRICPGMLFSLPAMLLPLAHLLYHFDWKLPGGLKSEELDMTEAYGVTCGRKHDLYVVPTAYTPQKMAKANTTF
- the LOC108219509 gene encoding premnaspirodiene oxygenase — protein: METHIPSLYAPFALFFFLYMVLKIAKFSKTEKLQLPPGPRRLPVIGNIHQLVGSLPHHILRDLAKKYGPLMSLKLGQVFAVVVSSPEVAAEILRTHDLNVSQRPYFLSGEIIAYNSSDILFSPYGEYWRQMRKICTLHVFSSKSIQKFQPIRKEEVLNFIKQVSQNEGSAINIGEEFFSLTTGITSRVALGRKLKDPEVFASFVKEAVELSSGFSVVDMYPSVKLLQVISGIRYRLEKVHEKMNKVLETIVNEHRDRLREGNDQDLIDVLLRIQKHGYLEAPLTDDNIKSVILGIISAGSETSALTLTWAMSEMLKNPKVMETAQAEVRKVFKGSENVDEARLQELDYLKLVIKETLRLHPPAPLLVPRECREEIKINGFDIPVKTKIIVNVWAIGRDPRYWPDAESFKPERFQESSVDFRGTDFEYIPFGAGRRMCPGMWLALPTMMLPLAQMLYHYDWKLPDGLKNEELDMSEAYGITSARKQDLYVVPVACTS
- the LOC108219403 gene encoding premnaspirodiene oxygenase isoform X2, encoding MSLKLGEVSAVVVSSPEFAQEIMKTHDVSFADRPHLLSGELLAYNSSDILLSPYGEYWRQMRKICTLEVFSAKCVQKFEPIRKEEVENLIKIVSQNEGSAVNISELLFSLTTGVTARAVLGKKIKDTEVFASFLRETVELSSGFGVADIYPSLKFLHLISGVQGKLEKLHVKIDRILENIISDHRDRKSGVEHQDLIDVLLSIQKQGYLQPALPDKNIKAVILGIVSAGSETSSITMTWAISEMLRNPRVMEKAQAELRKVFDSGVDIDETRLHELNYLKMVVKEALRLHPPTPLSIPRECRQQCQINGFNIPVKTKVLVNVWAIGRDPKDWADAESFMPERFENSSVDFRGTDFEYLPFGAGRRICPGMLFSLPAMLLPLAHLLYHFDWKLPGGLKSEELDMTEAYGVTCGRKHDLYVVPTAYTPQKMAKANTTF